The Toxorhynchites rutilus septentrionalis strain SRP chromosome 3, ASM2978413v1, whole genome shotgun sequence genome includes a region encoding these proteins:
- the LOC129773657 gene encoding period circadian protein isoform X1 translates to MWQETESWRHIKFIVTLKSAKRYHRYSSRFANRMMENSEGTESTHNTKISDSGYSYSCSNSQSQRSGSSKSRHSNWSGTSGFNGKGSALPDGTTATPQPPAKRIKDKNRKRKLKNSADSVVVNESELTCISDVTDGQDEGKISIHVSSAADQQEAPQSPMEAANVVTATIENQDHAVEVEDQSPIDQSEIHQSIRIPITPPRLSPSRCTGLSPKENHEPEVEVSIREQLGGSITPATPKPNNKEGFYCVITEYDSVVLYTTPGITHCIGFPKDMWLGRSFLDFVHPNDRASFARQITSKVSIPVGECNQKNQKNSLYASLRKYRGLRSSGFGVTKTAVSYEPYRLVLTYHEAPTGYNEFITNTGKNNLLIISATPIKSVYTAPNEQLNEKELKFSTRHTNAGILSYVDESSVESTGYLPQDILGRSIMELYHPEDMPLLKKIYETVMLKGQTAGVSFVSEPYRFLVKNGDYVVLKTEWTSFVNPCSRELEFVVGRHQIIEGPANPDVFSSPYCWQNTYSFPRELLKKAKSIEEQILRLLNGLVAKPLCTVKQDFLTHCKAIASFMEELVEKVTQSEGKNNALNESEFTFSERVSVMLGEISPHHDYFESKSSSDTSPSYNQLNYNDNLQRFFDTHPVMNIKETFKIDSSGSTSTGTIEDQANASPNQKFWASGEGSGSSAGNVSSESNNQMDITRNIPNNIKNLSDGFQLPTLTEQMLSKHNEDMQNVMLKRHRKMRSMARGTEKNKKGPLNKAHAKLAHGVKRSSAHSWEGDVHKTVKHQHSPNTSGDCQLQLPPPQPQIPLKPSSSQPTVTMESCASAVYSSAVSVLNRLPSMLQTYTIPHNAWFHTTQSSTICTIPHNAHTSMANRAVSKSSRKDPRMNSNFQHEYMRKGRSSGQRTSSEIIDDTNESSFSSFYSSFLDTDSSSGRTPVLDPSELIWDTVGSHPVLKNRRTDPPWFDNVCQTEELIYQYQLGEKSVNNLLESDLAALKKLNQPILVNDQLEQLYVDLESRCLSAKLSLGESTSSSSSDGCDNQNKARIVKRNHKYSRLVWIYEDNAPLPPPDVNK, encoded by the exons ATGTGGCAAGAAACGGAAAGTTGGAGACACATCAAGTTTATTGTAACACTGAAGAGCGCAAAGCGCTACCATAGATACAGTTCACGGTTCGCTAATAGAATGATGGAGAACTCAGAGGGTACAGAATCGACCCATAACACAAAGATCTCCGATTCCGGATATTCCTACAGTTGCAGCAACAGCCAATCCCAACGCAG CGGCAGCTCCAAGTCCCGTCACAGCAACTGGTCTGGCACTAGCGGTTTCAATGGCAAGGGAAGTGCTCTGCCGGACGGAACAACCGCTACGCCACAACCACCAGCGAAACGCATCAAGGACAAGAATCGTAAAAGGAAGCTCAAAAATTCTGCCGATTCCGTGGTGGTGAATGAATCCGAACTCACTTGCATTTCCGATGTCACCGATGGTCAAGATGAGGGTAAAATTTCAATACACGTATCATCCGCTGCCGATCAGCAGGAAGCTCCCCAGAGTCCAATGGAAGCAGCAAACGTAGTTACAGCAACCATTGAAAACCAAGATCATGCAGTTGAAG TAGAGGACCAATCACCGATAGATCAGTCAGAAATACATCAATCTATCAGAATACCGATAACCCCTCCCCGACTTTCACCAAGCCGTTGCACTGGACTTTCTCCGAAAGAAAACCATGAACCAGAAGTAGAGGTCAGTATTCGAGAGCAGCTGGGTGGGTCAATCACACCGGCAACCCCCAAACCTAACAATAAAGAGGGATTCTACTGTGTCATCACGGAATACGACAGCGTAGTTTTGTACACAACGCCGGGCATAACACATTGTATAGGTTTTCCGAAAGATATGTGGCTGGGTCGATCGTTTCTTGATTTCGTCCATCCCAATGATCGAGCGTCGTTTGCTAGACAAATCACTTCCAAAGTGAGCATACCCGTTGGCGAATGcaatcaaaagaatcaaaaaaACTCATTGTACGCATCGTTGCGCAAATACAGAGGGCTGAGAAGTAGTGGTTTCGGCGTTACCAAGACTGCGGTAAGTTACGAACCGTATCGGTTAGTACTGACCTACCATGAAGCACCTACTGGGTACAATGAGTTCATTACGAATACTGGTAAAAACAACCTGCTAATAATTTCTGCAACTCCAATCAAAAGCGTATACACTGCACCAAATGAGCAGTTGAATGAAAAAGAGTTAAAATTCAGTACCCGTCATACCAATGCGGGAATTTTAAGCTATGTCGATGAAAGCTCTGTCGAATCGACCGGATATCTACCGCAAGATATTCTAGGCCGCTCTATAATGGAGTTATACCATCCCGAAGATATGCCACTTCTGAAGAAAATTTATGAAACTGTAATGTTGAAAGGGCAAACAGCTGGTGTGTCCTTCGTGAGTGAACCGTACCGATTTTTGGTGAAAAATGGCGACTACGTCGTGCTGAAAACCGAATGGACCAGTTTTGTTAATCCATGCTCTCGTGAGCTAGAGTTTGTCGTTGGAAGACACCAAATAATAGAAGGTCCAGCGAATCCTGACGTATTTTCATCGCCATACTGTTGGCAAAACACATATTCCTTCCCCAGAGAGCTGTTGAAAAAAGCCAAATCGATAGAGGAGCAAATTTTGCGATTGTTGAACGGACTAGTGGCAAAGCCTCTGTGTACCGTTAAGCAAGACTTTCTGACGCATTGTAAGGCAATAGCTTCCTTTATGGAGGAGCTGGTAGAGAAAGTTACACAGTCAGAAGGTAAAAACAATGCATTGAATGAATCCGAATTCACTTTTTCAGAGCGAGTCTCTGTTATGCTTGGCGAGATATCTCCACATCATGATTATTTCGAGAGCAAAAGTTCTTCAGATACATCACCGTCCTACAATCAGCTCAATTATAATGATAATCTCCAACGTTTTTTCGACACCCACCCTGTGATGAACATCAAAGAAACGTTTAAAATAGATTCTTCCGGCTCGACAAGCACGGGAACCATCGAAGATCAAGCTAATGCAAGTCCTAATCAAAAATTCTGGGCAAGCGGCGAAGGAAGTGGAAGCAGTGCAGGAAATGTGAGCTCGGAAAGCAACAATCAAATGGACATTACTAGAAATATACCAAATAATATAAAGAATTTATCGGATGGATTTCAGCTTCCAACATTGACAGAACAAATGCTTTCTAAGCACAATGAAGACATGCAGAATGTAATGTTAAAGAGACATCGAAAAATGCGGTCTATGGCACGAGGTACAGAGAAGAACAAGAAAGGTCCACTAAATAAAGCACACGCAAAATTAGCACATGGAGTTAAACGAAGCTCCGCACACTCCTGGGAAGGAGACGTTCATAAAACTGTTAAACATCAGCATAGCCCGAATACTTCTGGCGACTGTCAACTTCAGCTACCCCCACCACAACCACAAATACCTCTTAAACCCTCGTCATCACAACCTACCGTCACTATGGAGTCTTGTGCCTCGGCTGTATACTCATCGGCGGTCTCCGTTCTCAATCGACTGCCTTCTATGCTTCAAACATACACAATACCTCACAACGCGTGGTTCCACACAACCCAGAGTTCTACCATATGTACAATTCCACACAATGCACACACTTCGATGGCCAATCGG GCTGTTTCGAAATCATCTAGGAAAGATCCCAGAATGAACAGCAACTTCCAACATGAGTATATGAGGAAAGGACGCTCAAGTGGGCAGAGAACATCAAGCGAAATCATCGATGACACCAACGAATCAAGCTTTTCCAGTTTCTACTCAAGTTTCCTAGATACGGATAGCTCCTCAGGGAGGACACCAGTACTGGATCCTAGTGAACTGATCTGGGATACCGTTGGAAGTCATCCTGTGCTCAAGAATCGAAGAACTGATCCACCCTGGTTCGACAACGTTTGTCAAACAGAGGAACTCATCTACCAGTATCAGTTAGGCGAAAAATCCGTGAACAACTTACTGGAATCCGACTTGGCTGCCTTAAAAAAACTGAATCAG CCAATTCTGGTAAACGATCAGCTGGAGCAACTGTATGTCGACCTGGAAAGCAGATGCCTATCAGCCAAGTTATCCCTCGGTGAAAGCACATCCAGCAGTAGCAGCGATGGTTGCGACAACCAGAATAAGGCTAGAATTGTTAAACGAAACCATAAATACAGCCGGCTGGTGTGGATCTACGAAGATAACGCGCCGCTGCCACCGCCCGACGTTAATAAATGA
- the LOC129773657 gene encoding period circadian protein isoform X2, translated as MWQETESWRHIKFIVTLKSAKRYHRYSSRFANRMMENSEGTESTHNTKISDSGYSYSCSNSQSQRSGSSKSRHSNWSGTSGFNGKGSALPDGTTATPQPPAKRIKDKNRKRKLKNSADSVVVNESELTCISDVTDGQDEGKISIHVSSAADQQEAPQSPMEAANVVTATIENQDHAVEEDQSPIDQSEIHQSIRIPITPPRLSPSRCTGLSPKENHEPEVEVSIREQLGGSITPATPKPNNKEGFYCVITEYDSVVLYTTPGITHCIGFPKDMWLGRSFLDFVHPNDRASFARQITSKVSIPVGECNQKNQKNSLYASLRKYRGLRSSGFGVTKTAVSYEPYRLVLTYHEAPTGYNEFITNTGKNNLLIISATPIKSVYTAPNEQLNEKELKFSTRHTNAGILSYVDESSVESTGYLPQDILGRSIMELYHPEDMPLLKKIYETVMLKGQTAGVSFVSEPYRFLVKNGDYVVLKTEWTSFVNPCSRELEFVVGRHQIIEGPANPDVFSSPYCWQNTYSFPRELLKKAKSIEEQILRLLNGLVAKPLCTVKQDFLTHCKAIASFMEELVEKVTQSEGKNNALNESEFTFSERVSVMLGEISPHHDYFESKSSSDTSPSYNQLNYNDNLQRFFDTHPVMNIKETFKIDSSGSTSTGTIEDQANASPNQKFWASGEGSGSSAGNVSSESNNQMDITRNIPNNIKNLSDGFQLPTLTEQMLSKHNEDMQNVMLKRHRKMRSMARGTEKNKKGPLNKAHAKLAHGVKRSSAHSWEGDVHKTVKHQHSPNTSGDCQLQLPPPQPQIPLKPSSSQPTVTMESCASAVYSSAVSVLNRLPSMLQTYTIPHNAWFHTTQSSTICTIPHNAHTSMANRAVSKSSRKDPRMNSNFQHEYMRKGRSSGQRTSSEIIDDTNESSFSSFYSSFLDTDSSSGRTPVLDPSELIWDTVGSHPVLKNRRTDPPWFDNVCQTEELIYQYQLGEKSVNNLLESDLAALKKLNQPILVNDQLEQLYVDLESRCLSAKLSLGESTSSSSSDGCDNQNKARIVKRNHKYSRLVWIYEDNAPLPPPDVNK; from the exons ATGTGGCAAGAAACGGAAAGTTGGAGACACATCAAGTTTATTGTAACACTGAAGAGCGCAAAGCGCTACCATAGATACAGTTCACGGTTCGCTAATAGAATGATGGAGAACTCAGAGGGTACAGAATCGACCCATAACACAAAGATCTCCGATTCCGGATATTCCTACAGTTGCAGCAACAGCCAATCCCAACGCAG CGGCAGCTCCAAGTCCCGTCACAGCAACTGGTCTGGCACTAGCGGTTTCAATGGCAAGGGAAGTGCTCTGCCGGACGGAACAACCGCTACGCCACAACCACCAGCGAAACGCATCAAGGACAAGAATCGTAAAAGGAAGCTCAAAAATTCTGCCGATTCCGTGGTGGTGAATGAATCCGAACTCACTTGCATTTCCGATGTCACCGATGGTCAAGATGAGGGTAAAATTTCAATACACGTATCATCCGCTGCCGATCAGCAGGAAGCTCCCCAGAGTCCAATGGAAGCAGCAAACGTAGTTACAGCAACCATTGAAAACCAAGATCATGCAGTTGAAG AGGACCAATCACCGATAGATCAGTCAGAAATACATCAATCTATCAGAATACCGATAACCCCTCCCCGACTTTCACCAAGCCGTTGCACTGGACTTTCTCCGAAAGAAAACCATGAACCAGAAGTAGAGGTCAGTATTCGAGAGCAGCTGGGTGGGTCAATCACACCGGCAACCCCCAAACCTAACAATAAAGAGGGATTCTACTGTGTCATCACGGAATACGACAGCGTAGTTTTGTACACAACGCCGGGCATAACACATTGTATAGGTTTTCCGAAAGATATGTGGCTGGGTCGATCGTTTCTTGATTTCGTCCATCCCAATGATCGAGCGTCGTTTGCTAGACAAATCACTTCCAAAGTGAGCATACCCGTTGGCGAATGcaatcaaaagaatcaaaaaaACTCATTGTACGCATCGTTGCGCAAATACAGAGGGCTGAGAAGTAGTGGTTTCGGCGTTACCAAGACTGCGGTAAGTTACGAACCGTATCGGTTAGTACTGACCTACCATGAAGCACCTACTGGGTACAATGAGTTCATTACGAATACTGGTAAAAACAACCTGCTAATAATTTCTGCAACTCCAATCAAAAGCGTATACACTGCACCAAATGAGCAGTTGAATGAAAAAGAGTTAAAATTCAGTACCCGTCATACCAATGCGGGAATTTTAAGCTATGTCGATGAAAGCTCTGTCGAATCGACCGGATATCTACCGCAAGATATTCTAGGCCGCTCTATAATGGAGTTATACCATCCCGAAGATATGCCACTTCTGAAGAAAATTTATGAAACTGTAATGTTGAAAGGGCAAACAGCTGGTGTGTCCTTCGTGAGTGAACCGTACCGATTTTTGGTGAAAAATGGCGACTACGTCGTGCTGAAAACCGAATGGACCAGTTTTGTTAATCCATGCTCTCGTGAGCTAGAGTTTGTCGTTGGAAGACACCAAATAATAGAAGGTCCAGCGAATCCTGACGTATTTTCATCGCCATACTGTTGGCAAAACACATATTCCTTCCCCAGAGAGCTGTTGAAAAAAGCCAAATCGATAGAGGAGCAAATTTTGCGATTGTTGAACGGACTAGTGGCAAAGCCTCTGTGTACCGTTAAGCAAGACTTTCTGACGCATTGTAAGGCAATAGCTTCCTTTATGGAGGAGCTGGTAGAGAAAGTTACACAGTCAGAAGGTAAAAACAATGCATTGAATGAATCCGAATTCACTTTTTCAGAGCGAGTCTCTGTTATGCTTGGCGAGATATCTCCACATCATGATTATTTCGAGAGCAAAAGTTCTTCAGATACATCACCGTCCTACAATCAGCTCAATTATAATGATAATCTCCAACGTTTTTTCGACACCCACCCTGTGATGAACATCAAAGAAACGTTTAAAATAGATTCTTCCGGCTCGACAAGCACGGGAACCATCGAAGATCAAGCTAATGCAAGTCCTAATCAAAAATTCTGGGCAAGCGGCGAAGGAAGTGGAAGCAGTGCAGGAAATGTGAGCTCGGAAAGCAACAATCAAATGGACATTACTAGAAATATACCAAATAATATAAAGAATTTATCGGATGGATTTCAGCTTCCAACATTGACAGAACAAATGCTTTCTAAGCACAATGAAGACATGCAGAATGTAATGTTAAAGAGACATCGAAAAATGCGGTCTATGGCACGAGGTACAGAGAAGAACAAGAAAGGTCCACTAAATAAAGCACACGCAAAATTAGCACATGGAGTTAAACGAAGCTCCGCACACTCCTGGGAAGGAGACGTTCATAAAACTGTTAAACATCAGCATAGCCCGAATACTTCTGGCGACTGTCAACTTCAGCTACCCCCACCACAACCACAAATACCTCTTAAACCCTCGTCATCACAACCTACCGTCACTATGGAGTCTTGTGCCTCGGCTGTATACTCATCGGCGGTCTCCGTTCTCAATCGACTGCCTTCTATGCTTCAAACATACACAATACCTCACAACGCGTGGTTCCACACAACCCAGAGTTCTACCATATGTACAATTCCACACAATGCACACACTTCGATGGCCAATCGG GCTGTTTCGAAATCATCTAGGAAAGATCCCAGAATGAACAGCAACTTCCAACATGAGTATATGAGGAAAGGACGCTCAAGTGGGCAGAGAACATCAAGCGAAATCATCGATGACACCAACGAATCAAGCTTTTCCAGTTTCTACTCAAGTTTCCTAGATACGGATAGCTCCTCAGGGAGGACACCAGTACTGGATCCTAGTGAACTGATCTGGGATACCGTTGGAAGTCATCCTGTGCTCAAGAATCGAAGAACTGATCCACCCTGGTTCGACAACGTTTGTCAAACAGAGGAACTCATCTACCAGTATCAGTTAGGCGAAAAATCCGTGAACAACTTACTGGAATCCGACTTGGCTGCCTTAAAAAAACTGAATCAG CCAATTCTGGTAAACGATCAGCTGGAGCAACTGTATGTCGACCTGGAAAGCAGATGCCTATCAGCCAAGTTATCCCTCGGTGAAAGCACATCCAGCAGTAGCAGCGATGGTTGCGACAACCAGAATAAGGCTAGAATTGTTAAACGAAACCATAAATACAGCCGGCTGGTGTGGATCTACGAAGATAACGCGCCGCTGCCACCGCCCGACGTTAATAAATGA